The Porphyromonas sp. oral taxon 275 DNA window TTAAGTACCGTCTTTATTTCTTCTTCTATTACCTCTGTGGGATCTCCTATATCCTAGCAGGAGTCAATCACTTTGTCAATCCTAACTTCTACCTCCGCATAATGCCAGACTATCTGCCTGCTCACGAAGCCTTGGTCGCACTAAGTGGTGTCGCGGAGATCCTCCTTGGGCTAGGGCTGGTGGTCAGACCCAAGAGTCAGCTTCGTGTTTGGTCGGCTTGGGGGATTATCCTACTCCTGATCGCTGTCTATCCGGCCAATATCTACTCCTATACACACCTAGCTGAGCTCGGTGATCCTCGTGCGACGATAGCCTTGATCCGCCTCCCCTTCCAGCTTCTCTTCCTTTGGTGGGCTTGGGTGTATACCCGTCCTTTCCCCAAGCGTCCCGAGTAGAGCTCGATGACTGTCTTAGCCCCGTCTATTTAGGTCTTCCTCCTTCATGCGCAAGATCATACACATCGATATGGATGTCTTCTATGCCTCGGTAGAGCATCATGATCATCCGGAGCTGCGTGGTATCCCCATCGCCGTTGGGGGAGGACAGAGAGCCAGCGCAGGCTGCTGCGTGTATCCTATGTATAAGGTAGAGAGCCTCTACGACGCGCCTTATCTCGGCCTTGTGATCGGTGGAACGGAGCCCCAGCGACGAGTGCTGTGGAGCTCTGGTAATGGATAGGAATAGTGTAGGTGTCCCTTAGGGGGCTACGAATTACCAACGATAGCTAATGGATTATAAGGACCTCCTGCTGCGCGGCTATAGTTCCGCCCCGCGGCTGTCGCTTCAGTACTTCGGCTCGCCAGCGCCTAGCCTCATCGTGGGCCTACCCTTCGAGCAGGATCGTAGCTCCCTCGAGGAGCGCCTAGGTTATCGTCTGAAGCTCTATACCATCCTAAGACAGGATGAAATCTGCTTCACTCCTGGGGACGATGAGGACGCCTACATCGTGGTCTCGTACTATAGCGATGACTACGGGCATTGGGCCTATGTCCTCTATCCCTTCTGGCTGGGGCTGCCTAAGGCAGATGATGCGGCTGGGGCAGACGCTGTGGCTGCTTCGGCTACTATCCCTAGTCCCGTAGCTGGGGCGACAGTGCCTGAGGGGCCTGCCGATGAGGGGCCTGTAGGGGTGACACTGGAGGATGATGCGAGCTCTTTCATAGCGTCACCCGATCCCGATACGCTCGTCTTCGTCTACGAGGTGCTCGGGGCGATCAGCGATGAGGCCCCCGAGGCGGAGCCTACCCGACCGGTCAGCGATCTAGAGAGCTACCTCTATAGCATCTTTGTCACGCCACTGATCCCTGTCCCTGCCATTCCCCGTGAGCGGATTAGCTCGGAGGAAGAGGTGCGCGAGATCGTGGCCCAGCTACTCCCCGAGGAGGAGCTGGTATACCCGCCCTACATAGAGCGCATCGTCGATCGCTACGATCGCTGCGCGTGTGTACCTCGCTATGAGGTCAGCCTCCGAGGGGCACAGCTGGCTGACGCTGCCTACCTAGAGGGTGGCCATCGTCTGCTCCTTGATCTGGGGGGAGACCTCTGTGCGGAGGTTACGAAGCTCTACCAGTCGATCGGCTACGAAGCGGTACTGATCCAGCTCTCAGGGGTGCCACGCTGGGGCTACCTTGGGTACTTCATCCTGGAGCAGCGTGCCTCGACAGTCGAGGCTTACCTCGCTCAGCACTATAGAGAGCTCATGCTCCTAGGGGCTGTACGCAGCTCGGTGCGGAGCTGGGACGAGCGTATCTCGGTCTCGCAGCTACAGCTAGAGGAGCAGGCGTCAACGTCTCAGGAGTCCTTGGCCGAAGCGGAGAAGGCTGAAGCGGCAGGACGGCCTCAGCTCGTGAAGTACCTCGTTCTCTTGCTCGTGCTCCTATCCTTGATCCTACGCCTCATCTACTGGCTACGCTGGTAGCCCCTACCCATAGCCCTTTTCCCAAGCGAGTCCTCATGCGCAAGATCATACACATCGACATGGACGCCTTCTTTGCCTCGGTAGAGCAGCATGATCATCCGGAGCTGCGTGGTATCCCCATCGCCGTTGGGGGGGCGGAGCATCGAGGAGTGGTCTGTGCCGCGAGCTACGAGGCGCGTCGCTATGGAGTGCGCTCGGCGATGTCAGGGGCAGAGGCGCGCAAGCGCTGCCCGCACATCACTTTCGTGCCCGTGCACTTCGAGCGCTACAAGGAGGTCTCGGCGGCTATCCATAGCATCTTCCACGACTATACCGATATCATCGAGCCCATCTCCCTAGACGAGGCCTTCCTCGATGTGACCGAGAATAAGCCCGGCATCCCCCTCGCGGTGGACATCGCCAAGGAGCTGCGGCGGCGCATCTGGGAGGAGCTCGGGCTGACGGCCTCGGCGGGCGTCTCCTATAATAAGTTCCTGGCGAAGATCGCCTCCGAGGAGCGTAAGCCCAACGGCCTCTGTACCATACACCCCGACCAAGCGCTGGAGCTCATCGAGCGGCTGCCCGTGGAGAGCTTCTGGGGCGTGGGACGTGCCACGGCACGGCGCATGCACCAGCTGGGGATACGCACGGGGGCTGACCTCAGGGCGCGCAGCCTTCAGGAGCTGCAGCGGCACTTCGGTAAGGCTGGACAGACCTTCTATGACTATGCTCGCGGTATAGACGAGCGCCCCGTGGAGTACGAGCGCGTACGCAAGTCCATAGGCTGCGAGCATACCTTCGAGACGAATACCGCCGAGCCGCTGGAGCTCGAGCAGCGCCTCCTCGAGGTGCTCTCCGACCTTAAGAGGAGGCTAGAGCGACGCTCCTTCCGAGGGCGTACGCTGACGCTCAAGCTCAAGTTCGCCGACTTCTCCGTCCAGTCGCGCGCCTATTCCGCGCCGCATCTCCTCGAGGAGGCCGAGCTGGAGGCCGAGGCCCTCACGCTGCTGTGGGGCGTGGAGCTCTCCGGGCGCTCGGTGCGCCTCCTCGGGCTCACGGTCTCCAACCCTCCCGAGGAGCTTAGGCCTGGGATGTGGGTGCAGCAGTGGCTGGACTTCGATCCCGCCTCGCTGGAGCTCAAGTTGCTCTAAGTCATCCCCAAGCCTTGGGGGCAGCCCTTAGACACCTTTAATCCCTTTAGATGCTGGGGGACGAGGCATTTGGATAGTTCGTTTACTTTCTCTATCTTTGCAGTGCTTTAAGCGATAAGAGGCGGCGAGATAGCTCAGCTGGTTAGAGCGTCGGATTCATAATCCGAAGGTCGGGGGTTCAAGTCCCCCTCTCGCTACCACTAGGACGGCAGGCATGATCTAGAGATCATGCCTGCCGTCTTTTTGTATGCTTCCCCTTGCGCTTCGGTGGCATTTGGCTTCGGGCGCAGCGGGGGCTCTATCGGCTCTGGATGAAGGGCATGGTGGGGACGCTGCTGGGGGAGGGCTCGGCGGGGTGCTGCTCCTTTAGGGGGCGAAGGTGGATACTTCGTTTGTTCTTAGTACCTTTGGGTCAGTAGTACAACTAACTTTTATATTAGAGCACGCTTCCAAGAACATGAAGACAACTCCATTCACTGCTCTGCACGAAGCCCTGGGGGCTAAGATGCACGAGTTCGCAGGCTACAACATGCCTATCGAGTACAGCACGGGGATCATCGACGAGCACATGACAGTGGTCAAGGGCGTAGGTGTCTTTGACGTCTCGCACATGGGTGAGTTTTGGGTCAAGGGGCCTCAGGCGCTCCAATTCGTCCAGGACATCACCAGCAATGACGCCTCCAAGCTCGGTGTCGGCGATATCCAGTACACCTGCTTCCCCAACGCTAGCGGAGGGATCGTCGACGATCTGCTCGTCTATCACTATGAGGAGGAGAAATACCTGCTCGTCGTCAATGCGGCCAACATCGACAAGGACTGGGCCTGGTGCCAGGCCAATAACAAGGTTGGGGCTATCCTCGAGAACAGCTCCGACAATGTCGGGCAGCTGGCTGTCCAGGGGCCTCTAGCTACCCAGGTACTGCAGCGTCTCACGGAGGTCAACCTCAGCGAGATCCCTTACTATACCTTCAAGGTCGGGGAGTTCGCTGGCTGCCCCGAGGTCATCATCTCCAACACGGGCTATACGGGTGCTGGGGGCTTCGAGCTCTACTTCTATCCCCAGTATGGCGAGCGGATCTGGAATGCGATCTTCGAGGCAGGTAAGCCCGAGGGTATCCGTCCTATCGGCCTGGGCGCACGCGACACGCTCCGCCTCGAGATGGGCTTCTGCCTCTACGGCAACGATATCACGGATACGACCTCACCCCTAGAGGCGGGCCTCGGGTGGATCACGAAGTTCAAGGACGACAAGCACTTCCCCGGACGCGCCCTCCTAGAGCAGCAGAAGGCCGAGGGGATCAAGCGTAAGCTCGTCGCCTTCCGTCTCAAGGACAAGGGCATTCCCCGCGCGCACTACGAGATCGCTGATGCCTCGGGTCAGGTGATCGGCGAGGTGACCTCAGGGACGATGTCGCCCACGCTCAAGGTCGGTATCGGCATGGGCTATGTGGCTAAGGAGTACAGCGCTCCCGGCACGGAGATCTACATCGTGGTACGTGGGCGTCAGCTCGCGGCCGAGGTCGTCAAGCCGCCTATGCGTCAGGTCGACTAGCTCGCTGAGCTGATACTTAGACCAGTAAGCAAACTAGGCCGAGGTGCTCGCTGCACCTCGGCCTAGCTTTTTGATGGGGCTTCGTGTTTCCTTTGGGACTTATGGGGGAGGCTGGGGGAGTCCTGCTTTGCGCTGCAGCTGGGAGCTACTCCTGAGCCCAAGGTACCCTCCTTTGTCGAGGGCCTTATAAAATGAATAGGGACTGTCTCCCGACACCCCCTATTCCAGTTAACCTTAAATCTAATACCATGAAAAACACACTGCAAAGATACAACATTTATTTATATATGCAAACTTCTGTAAAGCATCTCGACGCGCTCCCCCTAATTTATGGGTGCGCTAGGAGCTAAAGGAGGGTGGTGTTCTTGTTTTTATTCGCTCTTGCTTAGTGTCTTATGTGTCTATCGTGAGGCTAGGACTAGCGAGCCTTCAGAGCGAAAAGTTTTTTCGCTGAGAGGCTGAAAAGTTCTCCTTGAGGCCAAGTTTGGAGCTCCCTCGGGGGCTGAGTGAGGGGGAGCGGAGCGGCATGGACGAGTGTGCTGCGAGAAGCTAGGGGGGGCGCCTCGATACGCTGGAGGCTAAGTTCGCTCCTTAGTCTTGCTCAGCGCTCGGCATAGCCCGCCCAGCCTGAGGGCTATCCCTCAGCGCGCTGACTGATATCCCTCAGCCGTCTGACTGATACCCCTTACGGCGCTGACTGCTATCCCTCAGAGCGCTGAGGGATAGGTCGGCGGATGGGGAGGGCTTCGGAGGAGGAAGCCGAGTGCCGTAGGGTGGGGGCGCTTGCTCTTGGCCTCAGTTGGGCTGGGAGCCTCGCTATACCGAGGGTGGAGGAGGCTGCGTTTTCACCTCAGAGCCAGGGCGAAGGAGGGTTGCTGGCACTAGAGATGTCGTCTATGTCGGCGAGTAGTCGTAAATTTGGAAGTTATTTAGGAACTATAGCGCCTGGCTCAAACCGGGCTAAATAGAATAGGATAAGGATAATAGACTATAGGGAGACCATAGGAATGGGACGAATCATCGCCTTAGCAAACCAAAAGGGTGGCGTAGGGAAGACTACGACAGCTATCAATCTGGCAGCCTCGCTGGCCTCGCTCGACAAGCGCGTGCTGCTGGTGGATACCGATCCGCAGGCCAACGCCTCCTCAGGGCTGGGCGTCGAGAGCCTCAAGCTCGGCAAGACGATCTACGAATGCCTCTGCGGCGGCCTCGCGGCCTCCGAGGTCATCATCCCTACCATCGTGGACGGCCTCGAGCTACTGCCTTCGCACATCGATCTGGCGGGGGCAGACATCGAGCTGATGGAGCAGGACGAGCGCGAGCACAAGCTGCGCCGCGTCCTCGAGCCACTCGTAGACCGCTACGACTATATCCTCATCGACTGCTCCCCTTCGCTGGGCCTGATCACGATCAATGCGCTGGTAGCGGCGGACGCCGTCCTGATCCCCGTGCAGTGCGAGTACTTCGCCCTCGAGGGCATCTCCAAGCTGCTCAATACCATACGTATCGTACGCCAGCGCCTCAACCCGCGCCTCGAGATCGAGGGCTTCCTGATGACGATGTACGACAGCCGTACGCGCCTCAACAATCAGATCTACGAGGAGGTCAAGAGCCACTTCAAGGAGCTCGTCTTCGAGACCGTCATCCAGCGCAATGTCAAGCTCGGCGAGGCGCCGAGCCATGGGCTACCTGCCCTGCTCTACGATGCCGACAGTCGCGGCGCCGTCAATCACCTCCAGCTGGCAGTCGAGCTGATCAATAAGACTAAGAAGTAGACGCTATGGCAATGAAGACTAAGAGCGTCCTCGGGCGCGGCCTCGGCAACCTCCTCCCCGATGAGCCTATGGCCAGCCTCAGCGGGGCCGCCTCGATCCAGGAGCTGAGTATTTCACTGATCCAGCCTAATCCCAATCAGCCTCGCCGCGAGTTCGACGAGGAGCGCCTCGAGGAGCTCGCGAGCTCGATACGCGCCCTAGGGCTCGTCCAGCCCATCACGGTGCAGGAGCTCGGGGGCGGTCAGTACCAGATCATCTCGGGCGAGCGCCGCTGGCGTGCCGCCCAGCGTGCGGGGCTCGAGCGTCTGCCCGCCTACATCCGTCCCGTACGCGCCGAGGAGCTCATGGAGCTGGCACTGGTGGAGAACATCCAGCGCGAGGACCTCAATGCCATAGAGATCGCCCTAGCGTACCAGCAGATCATCGACCTGCAGCACCTCAAGCAGGAGGAGCTCGCCGAGCGCGTAGGGAAGAAGCGTACCACGGTGGCCAACTACCTGCGCCTACTGCGCCTGCCCGCCGAGATCCAGCTGGGACTCACCCAGCGCCTCATCGACATGGGCCATGCCCGTGCCCTCCTGCAGATCGAGGATACCGAGCGGCAGCTCGAGCTCTACGCCCTCATCCAGCAGGAGCAGCTGAGTGTGCGCGCCGTCGAGGAGCTCGCCCGTGCCGTCCAGCAGGGCGGTGAGGAGCTCCCCACGGCTAAGCCAGCCAGCGCCCCCAAGCCTTCTGCACGTGCGGACTACAAGATCCTAGAGCAGCACCTGGCACAGGTCTTCGCCTCGCGCGTCACCCTGCGCTGCAACGCTCAGGGTAAGGGACGCCTGACGATCCCCTTCTCCAGCGATGAGGAGCTGGAGCGTATCATGCAGCTCCTCGAGCGCGTACAGCACTAGCCCTCCGTCTATGACCGCCTCCAGCTATCGTCCCTTGCTCCTCCTCGGCCTTGCCCTCCTCCTCGGTGCGGCCTCTGCCCGAGCTGCAGCTCCCGACAGCCTCCTCACGCTGCGTAGCTATCCCTCCCTAGTGAGTGCGGGGCTCGAGGGCCTTCCGCGCTATGTCGGGGACGAAGCACCGCGCCGCGGACTCGTCGCACGCTACGATAGCCTCGCGCGTGTCCCCGAGGCACCACAGCAGGTGCAGCTCTCGCCCCAGGCGACGGCGATAGCTCCGCTTTGGCAGCCCAATTCGACCAAGGCGCTCCTCTGGGCGCTCCTCCCTGGGGGCGGACAGATCTATAATCGCAAGTACTGGAAGCTCCCCATCGTCTGGGGCGCACTCACGGCCTGCTACTACGCCATCAGCTGGAACAACCGCCAGTACCGCGACTACCATGAGGCCTATCGCGACATCATGAGTGCCGACCCCGCGACCAATACCGCTTGGCTGGCCTTCGCCCCCGCGGGCGCCAAGGCCGAGGACTACGCGCAGTACAGCTCGCTCCGCTCGACGCTCAAGCGCGGCAACGACTACTACCGTCGCTACCGCGACCTCAGCATCGTCGCCACGGTGCTGGTCTATGGCCTCTCGCTCCTCGACGCCTATGTCGATGCCGAGCTCTACACCTTCGACATCTCTCCCGACCTATCGCTGCGCCTCAGCCCAGAGATAGCCGTGCCTGCGCTACCCCGACCCGCACTACAGCTGGGGGTCAACTGTAGCCTTACCTTTTAATGACTCCCTCTATGAAGAGCCTCCTCAGGATATCCCTTCTCTCGCTTCTCCTCACGCTCTCGCCCTCCCTCTGGGCACAGCGCGACAGCATCCGTCAGCAGGGATCTCCGCTCTCGCTCTCCCTATCCTCAGCACTGCTCGATCCCATCACGCTCCCCGCTTCGCTAGACCGCGACGTAGAGAGCCTGCTGGAGCAGTGGTATAGCGGCTATGGGCGCAAGGGTACCGCGCGTACCAGTCCCGCCCTCCCCGCCTCCGTCTCCGTCCCTTACACTGCCGACAGTACCTACATCAGGATGCTGAACCGCATACCCTCGGTGATGCGCTTCAGCTACAATCCCCTCGTGCGTGAGGCCATCGAGCTCTACCTCTACCGTCGCCGCGGCCTGCTGAGCTCCATGCTCGCCCTCTCGGATCTCTACTTCCCCGATATAGAGATAGCGCTCGACAAGCATAGTCTGCCTATGGAGCTACGCTATCTGGTCATCGTCGAGTCGGCGCTCAATCCCAAGGCCATCTCCCCCGCTGGGGCCGCTGGCCTCTGGCAGCTGATGCTCCCCACGGGCCGCGCCTATGGGCTCAACATCAATAGCCTCGTGGATGAGCGCATGGATCCCATCCGCAGCACGGAGGCCGCGAGCCGCTTCCTCAAGGACCTCTACAAGATCTACGGCGACTGGTGGCTGGTGCTGGCGGCCTATAACTGCGGCCCGGGCAACGTCAATCGTGCCATCAAGCGCTCCGGGCTCCTCAAGCCGAACTTCTGGGACATCTACCGCTTCCTCCCTGGGGAGACGCGTCGCTACATCCCGCTCTTCATCGGGGCTTACTTCGCCATGCACTACTCGCGCCACTACGGCATCCTGCCGCGCGAGCTGGGGCGTCCGCTGGCTACCGACTACTACGTGACGCCGCACCGCGTGACCTTCGACCGCATCGCCGAGCTTACAGGGCTGGATCGGGAGACGATCTCCACCTTCAACCCCCAATACCGTAGCGGCATCATCCCAGGGAATAACGCCTCGGTACGCCTACCCCTGACAGCCATCCTCAAGCTCGATAGTCTCGGCGAGGCTGTGGTCTCCCCCGAGCTGCGTGTCAACCTCGAGGGGCCTGACCAGCAGGCCTCCGCACGTCGGAAGCAGAGCCCGAGCGAGGAGACGAGCGAGGAGGAGGCAGAGGCCGAGACCAGCTCCAGCCGCTCCCGCACTCGCTCTAAGGCTGAGCCAGCCACCACGAGCCGCCAGCATAAGGTCAGCTCGGGCGAGACGCTCTCCAGTATCGCCCATCGCCACGGACTCACCGTCGAGGAGCTCAAGAAGGCCAATAGACTTCGCTCCGACAAGCTCAGCGTAGGTCAGAGCCTATCTATCCCTGGCAAGCACAGTGCCAAGGCGGCGCAGAAGCACACGTCCTCTAAGGGCAAGGCCACGAAGAGCCGCAGGCGCCGCCGCTAATGCGTCATCACTAACTCCTAAACACTATAAGTACAATGAAACAACCTACACTCGTTGTCCTCGCTGCAGGTATGGGTAGCCGCTACGGCGGTCTCAAGCAGCTCGATGGTCTAGGCCCCTCGGGCGAGACCATTATGGACTACTCCATCTACGACGCTATCCGTGCTGGCTTCGGCAAGGTCGTCTTCGTCATCCGCCACCTCTTCGAGGAGGAGTTCCGCACGAAGATCGTCTCCAAGTACGAGCACAAGATCCCCGTCGAGATCGTCTTCCAGGACCTGGACAAGCTGCCTGAGGGCTTCACTGTCCCT harbors:
- a CDS encoding DoxX family protein; translated protein: MLKYRLYFFFYYLCGISYILAGVNHFVNPNFYLRIMPDYLPAHEALVALSGVAEILLGLGLVVRPKSQLRVWSAWGIILLLIAVYPANIYSYTHLAELGDPRATIALIRLPFQLLFLWWAWVYTRPFPKRPE
- the dinB gene encoding DNA polymerase IV, whose amino-acid sequence is MRKIIHIDMDAFFASVEQHDHPELRGIPIAVGGAEHRGVVCAASYEARRYGVRSAMSGAEARKRCPHITFVPVHFERYKEVSAAIHSIFHDYTDIIEPISLDEAFLDVTENKPGIPLAVDIAKELRRRIWEELGLTASAGVSYNKFLAKIASEERKPNGLCTIHPDQALELIERLPVESFWGVGRATARRMHQLGIRTGADLRARSLQELQRHFGKAGQTFYDYARGIDERPVEYERVRKSIGCEHTFETNTAEPLELEQRLLEVLSDLKRRLERRSFRGRTLTLKLKFADFSVQSRAYSAPHLLEEAELEAEALTLLWGVELSGRSVRLLGLTVSNPPEELRPGMWVQQWLDFDPASLELKLL
- the gcvT gene encoding glycine cleavage system aminomethyltransferase GcvT, translated to MKTTPFTALHEALGAKMHEFAGYNMPIEYSTGIIDEHMTVVKGVGVFDVSHMGEFWVKGPQALQFVQDITSNDASKLGVGDIQYTCFPNASGGIVDDLLVYHYEEEKYLLVVNAANIDKDWAWCQANNKVGAILENSSDNVGQLAVQGPLATQVLQRLTEVNLSEIPYYTFKVGEFAGCPEVIISNTGYTGAGGFELYFYPQYGERIWNAIFEAGKPEGIRPIGLGARDTLRLEMGFCLYGNDITDTTSPLEAGLGWITKFKDDKHFPGRALLEQQKAEGIKRKLVAFRLKDKGIPRAHYEIADASGQVIGEVTSGTMSPTLKVGIGMGYVAKEYSAPGTEIYIVVRGRQLAAEVVKPPMRQVD
- a CDS encoding ParA family protein — its product is MGRIIALANQKGGVGKTTTAINLAASLASLDKRVLLVDTDPQANASSGLGVESLKLGKTIYECLCGGLAASEVIIPTIVDGLELLPSHIDLAGADIELMEQDEREHKLRRVLEPLVDRYDYILIDCSPSLGLITINALVAADAVLIPVQCEYFALEGISKLLNTIRIVRQRLNPRLEIEGFLMTMYDSRTRLNNQIYEEVKSHFKELVFETVIQRNVKLGEAPSHGLPALLYDADSRGAVNHLQLAVELINKTKK
- a CDS encoding ParB/RepB/Spo0J family partition protein — translated: MAMKTKSVLGRGLGNLLPDEPMASLSGAASIQELSISLIQPNPNQPRREFDEERLEELASSIRALGLVQPITVQELGGGQYQIISGERRWRAAQRAGLERLPAYIRPVRAEELMELALVENIQREDLNAIEIALAYQQIIDLQHLKQEELAERVGKKRTTVANYLRLLRLPAEIQLGLTQRLIDMGHARALLQIEDTERQLELYALIQQEQLSVRAVEELARAVQQGGEELPTAKPASAPKPSARADYKILEQHLAQVFASRVTLRCNAQGKGRLTIPFSSDEELERIMQLLERVQH
- a CDS encoding DUF5683 domain-containing protein, coding for MTASSYRPLLLLGLALLLGAASARAAAPDSLLTLRSYPSLVSAGLEGLPRYVGDEAPRRGLVARYDSLARVPEAPQQVQLSPQATAIAPLWQPNSTKALLWALLPGGGQIYNRKYWKLPIVWGALTACYYAISWNNRQYRDYHEAYRDIMSADPATNTAWLAFAPAGAKAEDYAQYSSLRSTLKRGNDYYRRYRDLSIVATVLVYGLSLLDAYVDAELYTFDISPDLSLRLSPEIAVPALPRPALQLGVNCSLTF
- a CDS encoding lytic transglycosylase domain-containing protein, with the protein product MKSLLRISLLSLLLTLSPSLWAQRDSIRQQGSPLSLSLSSALLDPITLPASLDRDVESLLEQWYSGYGRKGTARTSPALPASVSVPYTADSTYIRMLNRIPSVMRFSYNPLVREAIELYLYRRRGLLSSMLALSDLYFPDIEIALDKHSLPMELRYLVIVESALNPKAISPAGAAGLWQLMLPTGRAYGLNINSLVDERMDPIRSTEAASRFLKDLYKIYGDWWLVLAAYNCGPGNVNRAIKRSGLLKPNFWDIYRFLPGETRRYIPLFIGAYFAMHYSRHYGILPRELGRPLATDYYVTPHRVTFDRIAELTGLDRETISTFNPQYRSGIIPGNNASVRLPLTAILKLDSLGEAVVSPELRVNLEGPDQQASARRKQSPSEETSEEEAEAETSSSRSRTRSKAEPATTSRQHKVSSGETLSSIAHRHGLTVEELKKANRLRSDKLSVGQSLSIPGKHSAKAAQKHTSSKGKATKSRRRRR